Proteins from a single region of Salinibacter grassmerensis:
- a CDS encoding ABC transporter ATP-binding protein → MSDRNLPEPSEALQNVRRLLAYVPRALTLMWEAAARWMIAWGILLVIQGLLPGASVYLTKWVLDGASQAIGKGLAWGNAQLIVIPGGLMALVLLLQQVAQAVNGWVQTSQAQHVEDHIQNRIHDQAGRLDLAFYESSDYYDTLNQASSQASNKSLEVLQQLGGLLQNGITLATIAGILVPYGLWIPLVLIFSTLPALYVVVKHNQKYHDWWERRTMNRRRAQYYHLILTYDYAAQEMRAFDLTDHFAEAYSDIRDWLRGERIELEKNKGLATIGAGLTALAAMGIVMGIMAWRAMRGLATIGDLGLFYRSFREGQGLMRSLLQNAGKLYTNAMFLEHLFDFLSFEPTIQNPDKPRDDLPVPQQHVAFEDISFHYPETDAHVLKDFSLTIPAQKVTAIVGENGAGKTTLSKLLGRLYDPQEGRVLVDGIDIRDYRVEDLRKQITTLFQQPIQYQATVAKNIVVGDIRREPDPDALRDAARRAMIHETIMKLPDGYETQLGQWFRGGTDLSGGQWQRIALARAYYRDAPIVILDEPTSAMDSWAENEWLQSFGRLVDEGRTAFIITHRFTTAMHADIIHVMDNGEIIESGTHEELVDQEGHYAESWRNQVEHGWRAADTGPENAPVSPPVSSGTPPQS, encoded by the coding sequence ATGAGCGACCGAAACCTTCCGGAGCCCAGTGAGGCCCTGCAGAACGTTCGCCGTCTTCTCGCCTACGTGCCCCGAGCGCTGACTCTCATGTGGGAGGCTGCCGCCCGCTGGATGATTGCGTGGGGAATCCTCCTGGTTATTCAAGGCCTTCTTCCGGGAGCCAGCGTCTATCTGACGAAGTGGGTCTTGGATGGCGCCTCCCAAGCGATTGGGAAAGGCTTGGCGTGGGGGAATGCCCAGCTGATCGTCATTCCGGGCGGGCTTATGGCACTTGTGCTCCTTCTCCAACAGGTCGCCCAGGCCGTCAATGGATGGGTGCAGACCTCTCAGGCTCAGCACGTCGAGGACCACATTCAGAACCGAATTCACGACCAGGCCGGTCGGCTTGACCTTGCTTTTTACGAGTCTTCCGACTACTACGACACCCTCAATCAGGCCAGTAGCCAGGCCAGCAACAAATCTTTGGAGGTGCTGCAACAACTAGGGGGGCTTTTGCAGAACGGCATCACACTGGCTACAATTGCCGGCATTCTCGTTCCGTACGGGCTCTGGATCCCACTAGTGCTCATCTTTAGCACCCTTCCGGCCCTCTACGTGGTAGTCAAGCATAACCAGAAGTACCACGACTGGTGGGAGAGACGAACCATGAATCGCCGGCGGGCGCAGTACTACCATTTGATCCTGACGTACGACTACGCGGCACAGGAAATGAGAGCCTTCGATCTGACCGATCACTTCGCCGAGGCGTACAGTGACATTCGGGACTGGCTTCGAGGTGAGCGCATCGAGCTCGAAAAGAACAAGGGCTTGGCGACGATTGGGGCTGGGCTGACGGCTCTCGCCGCGATGGGGATTGTGATGGGAATCATGGCGTGGCGGGCCATGCGCGGGCTCGCGACAATCGGCGATCTGGGGCTGTTCTACCGGTCCTTCCGAGAAGGGCAGGGCTTGATGCGGAGTTTGCTCCAGAATGCGGGGAAGCTCTACACGAATGCCATGTTTCTTGAACACCTGTTCGACTTCCTATCGTTCGAGCCGACAATCCAAAACCCGGATAAGCCACGAGATGACTTGCCCGTTCCGCAACAGCACGTCGCCTTTGAAGACATCTCGTTTCACTACCCGGAGACCGATGCTCACGTGCTAAAAGACTTTTCCTTAACCATCCCTGCCCAAAAAGTAACGGCCATTGTCGGTGAAAATGGAGCCGGCAAAACGACTCTGTCGAAGCTTCTTGGCCGCCTCTACGACCCACAGGAGGGGCGTGTGCTCGTCGATGGGATTGACATCCGTGATTATCGTGTCGAAGATCTACGCAAACAGATCACGACGCTGTTTCAGCAGCCGATTCAATACCAGGCCACAGTAGCCAAGAACATAGTTGTGGGTGACATCCGCCGTGAGCCCGATCCGGACGCGCTCAGGGATGCGGCCCGCCGGGCCATGATCCACGAGACAATCATGAAGCTTCCGGATGGATACGAGACACAACTGGGCCAGTGGTTCAGGGGTGGGACAGATCTGAGCGGGGGGCAGTGGCAACGGATTGCCTTGGCTCGGGCGTACTACCGTGACGCCCCCATCGTCATCCTCGACGAGCCGACGAGTGCGATGGACTCGTGGGCCGAGAACGAGTGGCTACAAAGCTTTGGCCGTCTCGTGGACGAGGGACGCACGGCGTTCATCATCACCCACCGCTTCACGACCGCGATGCACGCGGACATCATCCACGTGATGGACAACGGCGAGATCATTGAGTCGGGAA